The Rissa tridactyla isolate bRisTri1 chromosome 16, bRisTri1.patW.cur.20221130, whole genome shotgun sequence genome includes a window with the following:
- the CPTP gene encoding ceramide-1-phosphate transfer protein, with protein sequence MAVAAGAFSLREVLAAFQTCVTERREVLLGPYLRGWRGLIRFLHSLGAIFSFVSKDAVAKVQIMENYCGGEQREKYVSLQSMVEYELASGLVDLQKRSGRPDSGCRTVLRLHRALRWLQLFLEGLRTGQEDSRTSVICTDSYNASLAAYHPWVIRKAATVAFCALPSRNAFLEIMNVGTAEEAVAMLGEALPYICDVYGITQELFAQHKLLDLP encoded by the exons atggcggtggcggcgggcgcCTTCAGCCTGCGGGAGGTCCTCGCCGCCTTCCAGACGTGCGTGACGGAGCGgcgggaggtgctgctgggcccCTACCTCCGCGGATGGCGGGGGCTCATCCG GTTCCTGCACAGCCTGGGCGCCATCTTCTCCTTCGTCTCCAAGGACGCGGTGGCCAAGGTGCAGATCATGGAGAACTACTGCGGCGGCGAGCAGCGGGAAAAGTACGTGTCGCTGCAGTCCATGGTGGAGTACGAGCTGGCCAGCGGGCTGGTGGATCTCCAGAAGCGATCAGGACGGCCCGACTCCGGCTGCCGCACTGTCCTGCGTCTCCACAGGGCCCTGCGCTGGCTGCAGCTCTTCCTGGAGGGGCTGAGGACGGGCCAGGAGGACTCCCGCACCTCCGTCATCTGCACGGACTCCTACAACGCTTCCCTTGCCGCCTACCACCCCTGGGTGATTCGCAAGGCGGCCACGGTGGCCTTCTGCGCTCTGCCGTCCCGCAACGCCTTCCTGGAGATCATGAACGTGGGCACGGCCGAGGAGGCTGTGGCCATGCTGGGTGAGGCCTTGCCCTATATCTGCGATGTGTACGGCATCACCCAGGAGCTCTTTGCCCAGCATAAGCTGCTTGACCTTCCTTGA